In Wenyingzhuangia fucanilytica, the following are encoded in one genomic region:
- a CDS encoding alpha/beta hydrolase, which translates to MKTVYSFFLIYCFTISVFASNVDTLVVHSNIMNKDIKNVVITPDNYSKKEKAYAVVYLLHGAGGDYKTWLAKAPKVKAYADLYNVIIVCPDGGKTSWYFDSPVDKTMQYETYISKELILSIDQNYNTIPDIKHRAISGFSMGGHGALYLAFKHPDVWGAAASMSGGVDIRPFPRGWDLSKRLGSYAENPTNWENNTVINLVHLLNGKNLKFLFDCGVDDFFYDSNVRLHKKLIERNIPHDYIERPGGHTNKYWANSIKYHMVFFKDFFN; encoded by the coding sequence ATGAAAACAGTATATAGCTTTTTCTTAATTTATTGTTTTACTATAAGTGTATTTGCATCAAATGTAGATACACTTGTAGTGCATAGTAATATCATGAATAAGGATATTAAAAATGTGGTAATTACTCCTGATAATTACAGCAAAAAAGAAAAAGCTTATGCGGTTGTTTATTTATTACATGGTGCAGGAGGGGATTATAAAACATGGTTAGCTAAAGCTCCTAAGGTAAAAGCCTATGCAGATTTATACAATGTAATTATTGTTTGTCCTGATGGAGGTAAAACAAGTTGGTATTTTGATAGTCCTGTTGATAAAACCATGCAATATGAAACCTATATTTCAAAAGAATTAATTTTAAGTATAGACCAAAATTACAATACGATTCCTGATATTAAGCACAGAGCAATATCTGGATTTAGCATGGGAGGACACGGAGCTTTGTACTTAGCTTTTAAGCATCCAGATGTATGGGGAGCTGCAGCAAGTATGAGTGGAGGTGTTGATATAAGACCATTTCCTAGAGGTTGGGATTTATCAAAAAGATTAGGGAGTTATGCAGAAAACCCAACCAATTGGGAAAATAACACAGTAATTAATCTAGTACATCTATTAAATGGTAAAAATCTAAAGTTTTTGTTTGACTGTGGTGTTGATGATTTTTTTTACGATTCCAATGTTAGATTACACAAAAAACTTATAGAAAGAAATATACCACATGATTATATAGAAAGACCGGGAGGTCATACCAATAAATATTGGGCAAACTCTATCAAATATCACATGGTATTTTTTAAAGACTTTTTTAATTAA